The following coding sequences lie in one Lolium perenne isolate Kyuss_39 chromosome 2, Kyuss_2.0, whole genome shotgun sequence genomic window:
- the LOC127336017 gene encoding vesicle-associated protein 1-3 isoform X2: MSSTLLRVSPSELKIPYEVKRQRSCCMQLMNKTDKYVAFKVKTTNPRKYSVRHSCGILLPRSSCSVTVTMLAPKEMQLDYHCKDKFLVQSAVARDGATMRDFVPELFTRAPGRLIEEFKLRVVYIAANPPSPVPEEAEEEDAAPALEEIGYEAKKSSAFDVGASLASTLVGDRLHKVHDNPKFEQDMELLSEARSSQQGFSVMFVLFVFMSSVFIGHLMKHIKV; this comes from the exons ATGAGCAGCACTCTGCTTCGAGTCTCCCCTTCCGAGCTCAAGATCCCCT ATGAGGTCAAGAGGCAGCGATCTTGCTGCATGCAGCTGATGAACAAGACCGACAAGTACGTGGCGTTCAAG GTGAAGACGACGAACCCGAGGAAGTACTCCGTGCGGCACAGCTGCGGAATACTGCTGCCCCGGAGCTCCTGCAGTGTCACAG TCACGATGCTGGCTCCCAAGGAGATGCAACTGGATTACCATTGCAAGGACAAGTTCCTCGTGCAGAGTGCCGTGGCGCGAGATGGGGCAACTATGAGAGATTTTGTACCTGAATTG TTCACTAGGGCGCCGGGTAGGTTAATCGAGGAGTTCAAGCTAAGGGTGGTCTACATTGCTGCTAATCCTCCCTCGCCTGTGCCCGAGGAGGCAGAGGAAGAGGATGCAGCCCCTGCGTTAGAGGAGATTGGCTATGAAGCGAAAAAGTCATCAGCGTTCGATGTT GGTGCCTCTTTAGCATCAACCCTTGTTGGAGACAGATTACATAAAGTACATGACAATCCCAAGTTTGAGCAAGATATG GAACTACTAAGTGAAGCAAGATCATCTCAACAGGGTTTCTCAGTAATGTTTGTGCTATTCGTCTTCATGTCATCTGTCTTCATTGGACACTTGATGAAGCACATAAAGGTTTAA
- the LOC127336018 gene encoding probable trehalose-phosphate phosphatase 1 has protein sequence MSDPVAKSETVLALLSNMTPSPVTSKGNPCCSLSVTYVSRRKLVEVVDGLLGVMTLSSTCTKPCVHSGSDEIAADNAWLAKCPSALSSFNQIIASMEGKKIALFLDYDGTLSPIVNDPEKAFMSPEMRSAVKNVAKFCPTAIVSGRSRDKVFEFVKLKELYYAGSHGMDILVPYSGSQSITNDDKEAKLFQPAREFLPMISEVNNSLVEATRSIKGANVENNKFCVSVHYRNVDKKDWKLVADIVDNVLNAFPRLKLTTGRKVFEVRPVIDWDKGKAVEFLLRSLRLDDPEIVLPIYIGDDRTDEDAFKVLRQRNCGYGILVSQVPKETEAIYSLRTPSEVMEFLNSLVRWKEQSP, from the exons ATGTCTGATCCTGTGGCAAAAAGCGAGACAGTGTTGGCACTGCTTTCAAATATGACGCCATCTCCAGTCACATCCAAGGGGAATCCATGTTGTTCCTTAAGTGTAACATATGTCAGTAGACGTAAACTTGTAGAAGTCGTCGATGGACTACTCGGGGTGATGACGCTGTCATCAACCTGTACAAAACCATGCGTACATTCCGGATCTGACGAAATTGCCGCTGACAATGCTTGGCTG GCAAAGTGCCCTTCTGCTTTATCTTCCTTCAACCAAATCATAGCTAGCATGGAGGGCAAGAAGATCGCGTTGTTTCTGGACTATGATGGCACACTTTCTCCTATCGTCAATGATCCTGAGAAAGCGTTTATGTCCCCAGAG ATGCGCTCTGCTGTGAAGAATGTAGCAAAGTTCTGCCCGACGGCAATCGTCAGTGGGAGGTCCCGTGACAAG GTGTTTGAATTTGTAAAGCTGAAGGAGCTCTACTATGCTGGAAGTCATGGGATGGATATACTGGTACCTTATTCAGGTTCTCAAAGTATAACAAACGAT GACAAAGAAGCCAAACTGTTCCAACCAGCTAGAGAGTTTTTACCCATGATCAGTGAG GTCAACAATTCCCTAGTGGAGGCCACTCGATCAATCAAGGGTGCAAATGTTGAGAACAACAAGTtttgtgtatctgtacattaccgCAACGTTGACAAGAAG GACTGGAAATTGGTCGCGGATATTGTCGACAATGTCCTGAATGCTTTTCCTCGTCTCAAACTAACAACCGGACGAAAG GTTTTCGAAGTTCGTCCAGTGATTGACTGGGACAAGGGAAAGGCTGTAGAGTTTCTGCTCCGGTCGCTCCGGTTAGATGACCCTGAAATTGTTCTTCCGATCTACATTGGAGATGATCGAACCGATGAAGACGCGTTCAAG GTGCTCCGGCAGCGGAACTGTGGATATGGGATTCTGGTTTCACAAGTGCCCAAGGAGACTGAGGCCATCTACTCACTGCGAACCCCATCTGAA GTGATGGAATTCCTCAATTCTTTGGTGAGATGGAAGGAACAATCACCATGA
- the LOC127330641 gene encoding uncharacterized protein: MRLPKRAHVPAKSRNSSSNPTRGRRSKPQAVAKPPVTPPQGHAPPPPPMKGADAEPETGSSPTIDVSLPATQTALRRPAQVIERKLDELDAWLTKALASRPRRSDVDGSLFTDIGAKTDFLRMLIAAERDSYRGALPEHLVDVEWRFGVLERTIEDWAHSAVAAPTKEEEESDEAAAGSASGSVSGSGGCSCTDSCSGFEVMGKEAAFDAKCNLDQDDAEAHKVKEAAAVAATAAAAAPIEVPSATRTTARRRWWTRRAALCGAAAVVAVVALGAGLALEFAAVAQQSAYVVPT; this comes from the coding sequence ATGCGGTTACCGAAGCGCGCGCACGTTCCGGCCAAGAGCCGCAACTCCTCCTCAAACCCCACACGAGGCCGCCGATCAAAGCCTCAAGCAGTAGCAAAACCGCCCGTTACACCACCGCAAGGCCACGCACCTCCGCCACCGCCGATGAAGGGCGCCGATGCCGAGCCCGAAACGGGATCCTCCCCGACCATCGACGTGTCGCTGCCGGCGACGCAGACGGCGCTCCGGCGCCCTGCCCAAGTGATAGAGCGGAAGCTGGACGAGTTGGACGCCTGGCTTACCAAGGCGCTCGCCTCCCGGCCCCGGCGCTCCGACGTGGACGGCAGCCTCTTCACGGATATCGGCGCCAAGACCGACTTCCTCCGCATGCTCATCGCCGCCGAGCGGGACAGCTACCGCGGCGCGCTGCCCGAGCATCTCGTCGATGTCGAGTGGCGATTCGGCGTCCTCGAGAGGACGATCGAGGATTGGGCGCACAGTGCCGTCGCCGCGCCgaccaaggaagaagaagaatctgATGAGGCGGCGGCCGGGTCAGCGTCCGGGTCCGTGTCCGGGTCTGGCGGCTGCTCGTGCACCGACTCCTGCTCCGGATTTGAGGTAATGGGCAAGGAGGCTGCGTTCGACGCCAAGTGCAATTTGGACCAGGATGACGCGGAAGCACACAAGGTCAAGGAGGCAGCGGCGGTGGCAGCGACAGCGGCCGCAGCAGCACCGATAGAAGTGCCGTCGGCGACAAGGACTACCGCTCGGAGGCGCTGGTGGACACGGCGGGCTGCATTGTGCGGCGCTgccgcggtggtggcggtggtcgcGCTCGGGGCCGGGCTGGCGTTAGAGTTTGCCGCGGTGGCTCAGCAATCTGCTTATGTTGTTCCGACGTAG
- the LOC127336017 gene encoding vesicle-associated protein 1-3 isoform X1: MSSTLLRVSPSELKIPYEVKRQRSCCMQLMNKTDKYVAFKVKTTNPRKYSVRHSCGILLPRSSCSVTVTMLAPKEMQLDYHCKDKFLVQSAVARDGATMRDFVPELFTRAPGRLIEEFKLRVVYIAANPPSPVPEEAEEEDAAPALEEIGYEAKKSSAFDVESRLRSVDNSEPKLSCTEGASLASTLVGDRLHKVHDNPKFEQDMELLSEARSSQQGFSVMFVLFVFMSSVFIGHLMKHIKV, translated from the exons ATGAGCAGCACTCTGCTTCGAGTCTCCCCTTCCGAGCTCAAGATCCCCT ATGAGGTCAAGAGGCAGCGATCTTGCTGCATGCAGCTGATGAACAAGACCGACAAGTACGTGGCGTTCAAG GTGAAGACGACGAACCCGAGGAAGTACTCCGTGCGGCACAGCTGCGGAATACTGCTGCCCCGGAGCTCCTGCAGTGTCACAG TCACGATGCTGGCTCCCAAGGAGATGCAACTGGATTACCATTGCAAGGACAAGTTCCTCGTGCAGAGTGCCGTGGCGCGAGATGGGGCAACTATGAGAGATTTTGTACCTGAATTG TTCACTAGGGCGCCGGGTAGGTTAATCGAGGAGTTCAAGCTAAGGGTGGTCTACATTGCTGCTAATCCTCCCTCGCCTGTGCCCGAGGAGGCAGAGGAAGAGGATGCAGCCCCTGCGTTAGAGGAGATTGGCTATGAAGCGAAAAAGTCATCAGCGTTCGATGTT GAATCTAGACTAAGATCTGTAGATAATTCTGAACCCAAGCTTTCATGCACCGAG GGTGCCTCTTTAGCATCAACCCTTGTTGGAGACAGATTACATAAAGTACATGACAATCCCAAGTTTGAGCAAGATATG GAACTACTAAGTGAAGCAAGATCATCTCAACAGGGTTTCTCAGTAATGTTTGTGCTATTCGTCTTCATGTCATCTGTCTTCATTGGACACTTGATGAAGCACATAAAGGTTTAA